From Leishmania braziliensis MHOM/BR/75/M2904 complete genome, chromosome 35:
GGAGCAAAGCAGATGGAAGTGACACAGATTGACCTAAGACTGAGTAGCTTccttgggggggggggggtgaaagggagaagcagagagaacATCCATCAGCTCACTCTTCATTTTTTTCCGGATAGAAAGCGAAacgcgtggctgcgctgctttaCTGCACACCAGCAGAGCTGTTAGTGTTGgtcttcttcctcttgtgCACGTTGTAGCACAGTGGAGGAGAAACATGAGAAATTAGGTTCGGTTTCAGCCAAATCTTGAAGAGTGAGTACTGTGCGATGTACTCGAGCGCGGTTACCTGAATGCATACGTTTCCATTGTGAGTCACCTTGGCGAACAAAACGCCAATGCCCATTAGATTAGTCTTGGAGAGACACAGCTAGCAAGCGTTgcgaggcgcagaggcaTGCACCAAAGTACGATTCCTGTGGAGGCGAAGTacgtgctcctcctctccttttcgctCCAGCAAATGCGTTGTATTTTCCCCTATGTACTGTGCATGCTTGTCGAAGAGCTCCTTCGTCTCCTCATCGGTGAGAGACCGCATTCTCTAATGCcagacagaggggggggggggctcttCAGCCTAGAAAGAGTGGCGGCCGAAGAGTGGAGCAACTATCGAGGTGTATTGAGGCGGACAACTTGAAGCGCAGAAGAGAGTAAGTTGTAGGTGATGCGAAGAGAACGACGTCATTTAGGAGAAAGGTGCAGTAAAAAAGCGGAGAGTGGAAAGAATCACAGTTCAGACACCTGCTCGCCAAAACGGCGCAGACAAAAGTGTGATTGAGTTACTCCAATGATTAGGAGTGACTTACTTTGGATTGGTTTGGTATTCGATGAGGAGAACAAGTAGAGTGCAAGcaggtggcagtggcgcttgCTGAGCAGAGGTACACAAAAGTACGGCGCTCTGCCGTCACATAAGAATGCAGTTGCCGTGATTTTCGCGAGCTTTTTTCCAGTTCGATCTGAGCCTTTGATACACTCACCAGTGCCTTGTCGACATTGTAATCGATCCTGTCCAGCATCGACCCCTGGTCGACTACTATGGTGTGAAGATCCTCGAACATGCGGTGAATCTCTTGGGCACTATAGAGGATATCCTTGATCTCCTTGTTTGTTTGATCCCGTTGCATATCCTCGATCAGGAGAGCCTGTATGTCCTGCTCTGTGATACCCATTTGGAGAAATTGCGCAactctctcctcttgctgGACAGTTTCGTAGGCAGCGTCGCTTCCAATCTTCGTGTACTTGTTGGATTTCTGCTCTCGCCGGCGCAACAGTGCTCCAAATATGTTCTGGACGGACTGGAACTGTAGAGCAAGCTCCTTGAAGCGAGTTGTTAGCTGCGTCTGGATGCTTTTGACAATGCGTACTTCCTCTTCAGAGTATGTAGTTTTGAGCTGAGCGCCGACAACAATCGTATGCTCCAACATCTTGAGAAGGGCTTGAATCTCAGCCGTCTGCTTATCAATTAAAGTATGCAGCtggtcctcctcttctttgcgGCGGAGCTTCGGCTCCAAGAAGAGGAAGTGCGTCGAGTGGAGCTCGTTGATTTGATGAGAGAGCGCGAGTGCGTTTTCTTCGAAATCAGCGGGAAGCCTGCTCCAAAGGGGGACTATAAAAAGCCTCTCCGTTGGCGTCTGCGGTACTGTGGATTCAGAGCGGCCATACCTTGTGTGCACAGCGGTGTGCCTCTCAGCAAACTCGATGAAGCGGTCCC
This genomic window contains:
- a CDS encoding QA-SNARE protein putative translates to MELIIRDRFIEFAERHTAVHTRYGRSESTVPQTPTERLFIVPLWSRLPADFEENALALSHQINELHSTHFLFLEPKLRRKEEEDQLHTLIDKQTAEIQALLKMLEHTIVVGAQLKTTYSEEEVRIVKSIQTQLTTRFKELALQFQSVQNIFGALLRRREQKSNKYTKIGSDAAYETVQQEERVAQFLQMGITEQDIQALLIEDMQRDQTNKEIKDILYSAQEIHRMFEDLHTIVVDQGSMLDRIDYNVDKALVSVSKAQIELEKSSRKSRQLHSYVTAERRTFVYLCSASATATCLHSTCSPHRIPNQSKVSHS